The genomic DNA TTacaaccaaagaacacaatgtaaaaccaacacaatagaattatatagaatatagaatataaacaagaatataaatataaatatgggcagaagattagcaggcatagttacatatttttaatattcatattcaattaagagaaaacatgtacagtgtttgtaaagggtgtgtttcacgtacattatacctttttaaattaatataaaaaaaactaatttaaaaaaagatctaactactttatatttaggcccctgaactaaaatgagtttgaaaccaGTGACATAACGTACTTATATCCCGCTTCATAGGACACTCTTTTTAAGGGGGTCTcagacagagaatgtttggttaggtgaagcccgctaacggagagatatcccggatatacttatccagcttcgtagtacaggtcTTAAAGGTTATGCCTTGGCTTagaaaactgattaaaaatgtttttttttttggttgggtCAGTTATTGCTAAAATCATGGAGGTAATAACAAATGAACAATGTACGCATACTATGTCGAGGCCCTGTGGGAAATGAAACCCTGCAGTGATAGTTCACTTGACAGTGTTCAAAGACTTCCTTCTCTTCTCCGTTCCAAGGTCACTCTGTGGCAGTTTGGACAGCGGGGGTCAAGCGGCTGTCAGCCCCTCAACAAAAACAGCTCATGTTCCCCAACAATCGGCCGCTTGTTAGAAGCTCCCAGCACCTCAGTGACAGAGAGCAAAGACATGGAAACTGTATCTGCCCAGGCTGCAGTGCATGCTCTGTCTGAAGTTCTCAATCCATCATCTCAGTCATCATCCCACCAGTACAGAAAGACTTTTTATAATATCCTGAATAAACATCAACAGCAGCTGGTTGATCCCTTAACATGTTTCATTTGATGAAAGGAACGTTAATTTGCTGCCTTAGACCATGGGTTATCAACCTTTTCTGCCcgtaacccccaaaataaaggttccagaaacaggggacccccactgtacctggaggtggttgaacacagacatgaacattgaagaacagtcatgtggagacaggaccatctataagggggaataaaggggagagctttctagggtccatccataaagtcagcaaaatgatggtccattgttctatgaatctgtgataaccacatttatttatttatctgaataatatttactgtcatccaggaagtttattattatttgcgccatattATGGTcatttaaaagatgtaaatccttgttttaatcagaaataaaatgggttaaaagtgacagaaaatagtggaaaaggtggtgaaatgggatttaaaaacaccacagaaattgattaaaagttgcaaattagacagaaaaagtggtcaaaaaggttaatttcaaagtgtcaatattggcttaaaagtggcaaaaatggggaGAGGGgaggttggggtaatgtaatttgaaaagtaggaaacaattactttaaactggcaaataatgggcatgacaaatggtaaatgtggttgaattgaccaaaataaacatgaaatatggtgaaaagaggttaaaagtgacaataatgggtcaacatgtgccacattaggtggaaaagtggtggaaagggtttataagtgctgaaaatgtcttaaagtggaaaaatttgACGGAGAAGTGGCAAGAATGTGAATAATGTAgctaaaatgcaaaaatatgtcaagaagttgcagaaaagggtaaaaataagcaaaaattggttcAAATTGTTCTTGAAGGCACCTGGCAACccactcccagtgtcttgcgaccccaaatggggtcctgaccccaagattgagaacaaCTGACTTAGACAACATAAGGAACAATTAGTAATTTCACCTACCAGTGGTTATAAGAGGATATAAATATCGATTTTTAATATATTCATCACCCCAGAAACAAAACGCAATATATACGagaatagttattttttacccACCTTTACATTTTACTCTGTATGCTAATGAAAAAGAttctatgtactgtatatcatcATCCATTATACCTTGCTTTCTATTCCATCCTCACTGCTTTACCTACAAAGAATAACGGACTTCAGTTTTTCGTCAAAGCCTATAAAATGCATTCCATCCTAAACTCAAGGAGCTGAAAACAGAAATCTTTAGTTAAAGTTTGCTCTCAGGGCTCGTGTGTCATTGGTTAGGAAGTAAATGTATTTACAGTTTGCATGGATGGAAAGAAGGTAGACTAAAATAGAACAATATCAAACCTTTTGTCAGTTCAAACGCCGTAAGtttactattttcttttttctaaaatcAGTGTTATTTTCCCCCCACTGTTGtttacagccttaaaaaaaagaagaatccaACAGCCCATAATGAACACTTGGTAGTTAAGGAGGCAGATGTTTTCTGTAACACAGACAAGAGCGAGCGAGCATTAGGTTTAATTCACCAGATGGACAgaaacagcaacaacagcaaGTGGCCAAATGAAATCAGAGGATGCTAATTTAAGTAAAACTCAACACTTGATCCAATACAACCTCGAACTCTGAAAACAGGAGGGTTTAGTTAGTGACGCAATatgtttattggtaaataatggcttagtggttagcacgtccgcctcacagcaagaaggtcctgggtcctgggttcaagccctggggtggacatgggtcctttctgtgtggagtttgcatgttctccccgtgctgcgtgggtttcctccgggtactccggcttcctcccacaatccaaaaaacatgactgtaaggttgattggagtctctaaattgcccataggagtgaatgagagagtgtctgtgttgccctgtgatggactggcgccctgtccagggtgtacccccgcccagcgccctacgagagccggagattggcaccggcagacccccgcgaccctgttaaacgggaataagcgggtatgaagatggatgggcTTAgttcagacatgggcaactggcagccacCACAAAGtagattcacaaaatgactgagaaaacgtacaaaatgagagaaaaatacacgaaacaaaaatatacacaattcattcaaaaacacaaaacgacaacagaaaaacacaaaatgagagataaatatacaaaatgagaggaatttactaaatgacaacaaaatcacacaaaaccaaaacaaatagacTATGCACAAACATctctaaaatgacaaaatccacaaatatacacaacttGCGTaatagcacacaaaacaacaaaaatgacatgaaaatgcacacaaaacaacaaaacgagaagaaaatgcacacaaaacacaaacaaaaacacacaaaacaataaaatgacatgaaaatgcAGACAAAacgcaaacaaaaacacacaaaacaacaacatgacaagaaaatacacacaaaacacaaacaaaaactgacaaaaacatgacaagaaactgcacataaaacacaaacaaaaacacacaaaacaacaaaatgacatgaaatacgcacaaaacaaagaaaaacacaaaacaacaaaattacaaaaaaaatatacacaaaacaaaaacacacaaaacaacaaaattacaagaaaatacacacaaaataacaggaaaatacacacaaaacaaaagcacacaaaagacaacaaaaaggcCCAAAAGGaggcacagaaacacaaaacaatcacaaaataacaagtaaaatagacaaaacactgCATTAATGCTTAgcttggtcattattctaaatgctgacataaattttcaaaatgtgatcctcggatcagacaaacacattttttggctCTCGCTGTCCTAACTTTTGCCCACTTCTGGTTTAGTTGAATGCATAcaagttattatttattacaccAGTGATTTTTAGCTCAATAAATTTGAGCATGTTGGTAGTAAGTAGTTGTAATGGTTGGATTGATTTTATCTATATCGAGGAAAATGGCAGAATaaattgaggaaaattgcaggatcttaggaaaattgagagttctttgaacaatttgagtttaaaaatgactgccatcatgtgatacaaGCATGGGGAAACTGTAcgcctgcaaatattgtggggctttgtgtatttggaggcactgagatatctacaaccgaattatttggtaatttacacaatgattcatgttttctctgtcattttttactttttaccaaattggatgctctgctctaaagggccggatttggcccctggaccttaagtttgacaccaGTGATTTAGATCCttaaaataatgtttgaaaACAATAGTCAGTGGTGGGATAATTGTGGTTAcaaagtgtgaaaaaaacacttttaacattttttttgttccaaTTATACAAGTATGAATTAAAGAGGAACAATTAGCCAAAGCTAATTAGCTTAAAGACAAACAGCTGCACTGTGGTGAACGCTACAAAATAAAGGTAGGAACCATGAATTTAACGTTATTTATCAACCTTTTACACCGACTTTAAAATTAGATAGTTACAATAACATTGTTTCTCTCGTCTAAACTATAATTATAGTCTTATATGACGCATTTTAACCGTATTTATGGTGCATAAATGTCTCAGCAGGAGcagatgttgtgtttttttttttgtctgaatgCCAGTAAAAACGTAAATTTAAGACAGAATGCAACATTAAaacaagtaataataataattaacaaaaaaaaaaaatactataccATAGTTGAGTCTGTGGTTGAATTTAAGCTGGAACTTCATTTCCTGCCGTTTTCAGTTTGTATTAAACAGGTGAATGTCGCCACCTTATGGTCAACAGAGGTAATACAGTGATCAAAACATGGCTTTAGGAAATACAGCAGACATTAACAATATTAACCAAACAGCATTTATTAACTGATATaactttacaaaacatttgtgcaaaaaaaaaaaaaaaaaacaagtccaaaacaacacaaaagacaaaGGCCTCTCTTGGTCAATAATGTATGTAAACCTTCAGTAAGGGCACACGGTGGATGAAATgctaatttactttttaaaaagtgggttgaaagaaataaatcagttttgtttttagaatgCAAAAGTCCATGGTGAAAATTCACAGCCTTGTGTACAAGTGGTATTTGGAGAAAAAGGACTACATTAGTTTCTATATATTTGCACGGCTGTGGATGCCTAGGTAGCTCATTTTGTATCAAATAAAAATCTTAAACGGACACataaaaatcatgaaatataaacaaattcacttcaatttttataaaataagtGTTGAACAGTACACATTACTTACAAATACCAAGAGCTCCCCttcatattaatatttatattctCTAACACTATCCTGTTGGGGGTGATAAAGCCTAAAGAAGACATTGCAAACTCAGAATACggtcatttttcatatttatatcAATTATCTGGTTTTCATATTCGGGTCACTGCAAAAACTTGTATCAGTCAcgtgtaaaaatacacaagtgaACATTTCCCATCTGCATTCAACTAAAATCAGATAAAGGAACACCAAgggaaataaaaccaaaacaatcatGGCTATGAAGTGTTCGAATGAAATGTGATTGTCACTTTCACAGAAACTAATTAAGAACTTTAATAAATCCACAGAAACAGAAATGATTTTGGAGCTGCTTGGAAGGTTCTTTTTcagtttcttgttttttcttttaacgtACCACCATCGTATCCAAACATCCGAGGCCTCAAGTGTAATTTAAGGattttccaatattgacactgacCATTCTACGGCGTGATAAAATACGAAAGGCACTGAAGGCATCATTTGATCTGctggttgattaaaaaaaaaatacagattttggTAGGACTCACCACACGTTTGTTTAATGAATGCACAGATCAGCCATTACTAAATATTCATTATGATACCTGATGTTTGGATAGTCTCAGTAAACTGTTATTTGGGCTGTTTGGAGGGTTTTTTCAGGGTGATACATCAACACATATGTCCCATattgctgcacaggctgtaataacaccaactttatcattataccagttgttagagctactatctttaccatgGAGCAAATagttattcctggttattgttttccagagttttattgttctttatttaccggtgagtAGTTCCTACCGCATCCTTACAagtttataaatattatattattattgtgcatAGTTCCTGTTAGGAATATATATGTAGATCTCAATGAGGTcaccttgaaaaaaataaaaataaaataaaaacacaactttttctAATAATAAAAAGCCCGTGGCTATTGATATGGAAACATATCAATAGCCTGCCACTCTATGCATTCGCAGcgttggccagtttaggtcacgtgataggtgcgccatgtgacttaaagttctgtcagttttattttagctcatatttatttttagctaccccgctaacccttttattttagccctaacccaggaaatacccgaaaatgtaaattttttttgtatatgtatttttaaaggtggaatttgccgtgttaagtatgttaaaatgaaaaaaatatatataacaaaagggggattcgaacccacggcagcCGAAGGAAAAATTGATACGTGTCTAATGACACGTttcctattaaaaacaatgtcacaaaaaaatatgttgtcTTTTGTAgtataattaattatattatcaGCTGGTTAGATCATGTGAATTAGTTTGtactgtgatttaaaaaaaaaaaaaataaaaacaataatgataatgaacTGGTTTCCAAGTGTTTCCGAGCAGTAGGAActaataaaactctggaaaacgaTACATATTTGCTcactggtaaagatagtagctctaacaattgctataataataaagttgatgCTATGTTTCCGGGTTTGAGTATCACCCGTTTTTTAATCCTCATTGTGGATCAATAGGCAGGTCGGAGTTTACATGATGTGATACAGAATTAAATCCATCTGCTCCTTTGGATCCTACACGGCTGAACAGTTGGAAGCCTTGTGGGCGTTGCAgagaattaaaagaaataaaacaaaaaaaaaaaaacattcagctGTCATTTAACTAACGAGCACTTCAGTACCAGGGTTAGGATTTACTCCCTGTACGAGTTCAAGTGTAGCTGCTTCACCTTGGAGCTGCATGGGGCGGGGGGCGTGTCTAATAAAACCCACCTGTTGGTCTCGTCCTCCTTTGATTTTCACTAACACGTCGTCCACTGATGTGTCACAGCACTGCTGGAGGGCACCTAAAGGCCACGAGTGTCACCCTGTATCACACACGTCTGTACTCACCCCCAGCACTGAAACCTTTTGTCATTCCACGAGCACAGAAGAggaaatatttcattttgtcgTCTTTTTAAACACTTTGTCACGTCGAGGTTTCCTTTATTCAgacggatttttttttaaatctcctgacatgtttcgactgtcaactgccagtcttcctcagaggagttCTTCTCATCGCTTTTTGAAgttttcacttgacttccaagacaaaatgaatgtcGCTGGAACTATTTCagcaatcagcagaactcctctgaggaagactggcagttgacagtcgaaacatgtcaggagatataaaaaatttcctgaaaaaaacttTGAACAAACGAAACCTTAACTTAACATACAGAAGAGGAAAATCTGCTACGTTTTCACCTTTTagagtgtttttcttcttgttgtttttaaaaaaggagtTAGTTACGTAACTTTACTCATTCATTCAGGACCTATGTACCGTATGTACAGAGGATAAAATAACAGCAATAGGATAATAAGTACACTTGCTTTAAACAGTAAGGCGTTCCAAAGTCACTcagctttgtgtttgtgttgctccagcagtgtttgtttgtttgtttgtgtttatatttttgcacACACAGACCCAGGATGAGAGGCTGGACTCTTCATGGGGGCCCAAATGTCCCGTGTCCTTCACAGGTCTGCCGTGATGACAGAGTCATTGTACATCAGTGTGTCTGAGTCAGGCATGAGCAGCGTCGCCGTTTGGGACACGTGGTCCAGCGCCCCCATCCCCTTCTGGGTCATGTGTCCGTAGATCTGCGGTGGTGGCGCCCCCCCGCTGTTAGGCATGATGCAGTGGGACAGCAGCGGCGTGTTGGCGTCGTGGTTGGAGCCCGTGGTGGAGGGCACGCCGCTCACGTGGCCCGTGCTGGTGGAGCCGCTGGCGCTGCTGGGGGAGCGGCTTTTAGGGGGCGGCAGGTGGTGCTGGATCACCCTGGCAGGGGGAGCGGGGGGCACAAAGTGAGCTGGGAAAGCCGCGTATCCAGGTGGGATGGGGTATCCATTGACGGGGATAAAACGCTGGTGGGTTTGTTGCACCGCCATCTGCGTCCAGGCTGGGATGGGCGCCATCTGGCCTGGGGGGGGCATGGCCTGAGCCGGGTAGAGGTACCCGGCGGCAGTGGCATATCGGGGGTTACTCAGGTTGCTGACGGGGCTGGCGCTGAGCGAGGTGGTCTGAGTGGTGGCGTTGCCCCCTCCACCAGAGGGCGTACTGGAGCTGGCGTGTGAGGAATGGCCCTCCCAGGCTCTCAGGCGGGCGTGGATGTCCTTAAAACGTGGACGACGCGCTGGTCCTTCCTGCCAACATTCAGTCATCAAACAGTAAAACCTGAAAGACAAAGGAGAGACTTCACCATGAATCACAatcttaatatttattattattattattattattattattattattattattattattattattattattgttatgtttttggtttgtttttgttttttgcaccaTCCACCACCAAGTAAAATCCTTTGTATTGTCTAAAAACTAGGCAATAAAACTGGTTCTGATgcagagtttacatgttctccacaAGTGTCTagtcctaaaaaaaaaagtaaagtgattgtgaaacaaaactaaggaataaaaacaaaactttaagaGGAATTTTTTGACATTGTTTCATGCTATTTTGTCCATAAAGTAGTACTttataaagataaaaaatcattaacaattaaaataatttaaaaactgtCCAAAAGACAGAATGTACGAGTTGaaagagatgttttttttgaaaCGATGAGAGATAATTTGATTTGTCACACAAATGTAATAGAGCTGCTAGTTAGAGAACAGTTAAATCTAGGTTTGCGGTTTGCTCATGTGTTTGCatgaatttaataaaaaatggaaatgtTCTCAAATAAATTCCCAAATGTTCTGTAAAAAagacgtgtgtgtgcatgtgtgtggtcGGTGCACATACCTCTGTGGGCAGTCCTCGGGGCAGGGCAGCAGCTGCCTCTTCCTCACCATCTCCATCACCTCCTGGTTGGAGAAGCCGTAGTAGGGCTGCAGACCGTAGCTGAAAACCTCCCACAGCACCACGCCAAACGACCAGATGTCTGAATCTGTGGTGAACTTTCCGTAGGTGATGGCTTCTGGAGGCATCCATCGAATGGGCAGCAGTGTTTTGGGCTGGATGAGGTAGTAGTCTGAGGAGTAGATCTCTCTGGACAGACCCAGGTCGGAAATCTTGACGTGAAGCTGCTCCCCGACTAAAACGTTCCGAGCTGCGAGGTCTTTGTGGATGTAGAAATGACTGGACAAGTACTCCATCCCAGCAGCCACCTGGTTCACATTAGTGgagagcagggttggggtcaattacaattacgttttcaattatccatgttcaattacaactcaattagttCACCAACATTttatccaattacaattaaaatcacaatgattattttcccccttaaagtcaattacattctcaattacttaagttaatttacaattactcacaattactgagcctttaaagcagaactaagtaacttgcgcttagccctccccctaaaggtctcttttggttatgtcactgtcgtaaacactctgcaccccccgccgcctgccccaccccacagctacatgctctcctaagacggtagcaaccgatcactgaaaaatcctaatacaacagtgacactaagggtgctttcacacatatagtcccatgtgaccatgtgaacagtctGAGGAAGAgatacaagtaaaataaatgaatgatgtgggagtaatacggaagagagtgtggaaatgtgtgtgatgtgtttgtttgtgtgctgacaaagcggctctgaaaatggatggatggatggatggatgaatatttgtgtgtgtgctgcctgatgaaGCGCTggattgtgagtgtgtgtgcgtgcctgttgccgtgacgacagtgtgtgtgattgctgtgtgctgctgctgagctgtcactgcaacgagttgctccgttcctcggacaaaggtcttctctgcctttttttatgccggctccaccatgatataaggtttgagaaaagtgaatttgtagacaaccgtgtgcaggtcataatctagcaatagtttgtattgggctgccataAAGCGGTACGTCTTgtcaccgggtcggaggcagggaaagtggCAAGtatggttttctggccagagacagcatagagagatgaaagacccctgCAGtgaccccataaacacttgtattaccctcacagggactacgagaaggattcattaaggtgaaaaagttatttagttctgctttaatgaataacaatattaaaacttaacgttcctcttgtgttagctttctgttagcatctcttatgagaACGGGTCAGTTCTGACCCATGTCTTAATttggctgtaaaatacactaaaaaatgttatctatcatctcatttgtttctcatctcttggttaccttgttaggcttcctaatcaatgaaaatattggaattcatatttttggtgttttctgtcactatacccctagatttaaattaaaaaatatataaaatgatgcttaagagaagtgacaggtaatCGGAAAAgtttatatgaaatatatgttaataaatgttaactacGTATATGTGTaagtcatagaactgtaacatgattccccagatttgcatttaatttaattgtaaatgacatttttatacaatttttaCGACAATTACAATAAGAAAGTttattatctgaactcaattacaaatcaattatgattacaatagcaacagattttttcaattacaattataatcataattgtaattaattatcaattacaccaTTACAAATGACCCCAATCCtgatttgtaattttattgtaattggggaaaaattcCCGTCACCGTAAACATGGATGATTGacgatgtaattgtaattgaaaaatgtaaatgactccaaccctggtggaggaaatgatgtcatcatggagCTCCACATTCCCGTCCTACCTGTACGGCCATGTGCAGAAAGTCGCTGTGATCTAGGCTGGATTTGACCGTCCCGTCCTCGTCGCTGCTACAGCCGACGTCCGAGTGCGGCGAGCGCATGATGAGGAACTCGTGCAGGTCCCCTTGTGGCAGGAACTCAAAGAGCATGCAGACGGGCTGCTCCTGAGTCACCACGCCCAGCAGGCACACCACGTTTGGGTGTTGCAGTTCACTCAGTACTGCAGCCTCCTGTggtgaaaggaaaaaaaaaatcatcagacTAAAGTGTGAGTTTGAGAACTTAAAATGGATCAAAAAAGACCCAAAGTTATGACACACTTCAAAGAAGCTCCTCATCATCTGGAAAAAATCAAGCAAGGATGTTTAAATCCTCCTCAAACTAACAGTGACTTctgtttatgtttaaaaaatgctCTCCACCACAGGTAGTATCAACAATATATACAGTCTTTGAACACTGAACACATGCGCACCATGTGCACGTACAAGCAAAATAATTCAGACTGAAACAAGACGAAGCAGGCTGATTTTGGTGGCTGCTCAGTGGTTTGGATGTTAGACTATTGTGGGTTTGTGGAgggtttacatgttctccttgACCCTGCCTGTTAGAATTGACTGTAAGAATGCAGCCATGCGTTGCACTGGTAGAGAAACCATATTTTGATTACTATAAAAGAGGAAACTTGGGCCAAACCCGGCAGTATTCAACGTTTTCTTGAATTTACCTTGTAAcggaaaatacaaataaaagtaGATGGTCCATAATGTTTTTAAACCTATTTCTCTCTTTATGACaaatcagtggtgactcaagtcaatcacctttattatgagGAAAAATGTATATGAGAAATCTCCTATAAACCTTCTTAacatctctcaatcattgaaacaatgataAACATCTCCtcctaaaaataaaacttaaaaaaaaccaaaaaaaaactaaggcttacagaacaataaaaataatcattaaatatgcaCTTCAACAAACAACTGTGACTTTAACTTCATATAAGATAAGTTTTTCCTAACCATCATGGAGGTTTATATCATCCCAGAGGGTTTTCGTGCTTAATTGTATTAATTAAATCCACCTGTATTTGGTGTCTTTCAGTCTTTATCGTCTCTCTGCAGCTGTGTATCTGaggattttgtcaaaacaaagtggCATCTTCAATGATTCCATCACGggtgagtaaaattaccataATGAACTCTTCAGCTTTCAAAAATTCTCAAATAGAGCAAATATTGGCGGCGTCATGGTCTTCTATATCAACTTGTTCtccgagatgcgttcagggtccctgggaaacccggacaTTTTCATCTCTTTATAAGCCGTGAAAAGAGGGTAAATCTGGACGTATGCTCACCCTAGTGACTGGAACCTACACACTTGGGATGagtgattgttttatttttccaaaaaactatttaaaaaataaataaaaccaacacTTTTTCTACCTGCTGGAATTCTCCCCAGTATTGAGCGCTGGACAGATCCTTCAGCGTCTTTATGGCCACGAGCTGCGTCTGCTCCATGCCTGGTAGATACAGGTGACCTTTGTAGATTTTACCCAGGGTGCACTCTCCGAGCTCCTCCATGAAGCGCACAGCTGACAGGGGGAGCTCCTTGGCTTTACTCTGCACAGAGAACAAGGAAGGAAACACGTTCACTGGCAGAAAAGATGGGACCAGTTTACATGAGATCCATTATCTCAACATGCAAAGGACATTGCTGCTGCCTGCTTTGATGCAGGACCTGTCTCTAATGAATAGTAAATACCAACTTTACCAACTTTAaaatagagctgggcaatatatcgagattcaagatactgTGTTTATTCTATTTTGATGTTATAAAAAATTACGATatcgcctatatatatatatatatatatatatatatatatatagcttattttgttctGAAACACTTGTTtca from Gouania willdenowi chromosome 4, fGouWil2.1, whole genome shotgun sequence includes the following:
- the LOC114461930 gene encoding inactive tyrosine-protein kinase transmembrane receptor ROR1-like, yielding MNNITTSLGLTAELLCRVSGNPPPTVRWLKNDAPVVQEPRRVSYRSTPYGSRLRIRNLDTTDTGYFQCMATNTKGTVSTTGVLFVKFDPLPTPLPGRPTEEFDEEGFCQPYRGIACARFIGNRSIFVDSLQMQGEIETQITAAFTMIGTSNHLSDRCSQFAIPSLCHFAFPTCDRSSGSDKPRDLCKDECEILENDLCKTEYIIARSNPIILKRLKLPNCEDLAAFESPEAANCLRIGIPMAEPINKNHKCYNSSGSDYRGTVSVTKSGRQCQPWNSQYPHSHTYLAVRYPELNGGHSYCRNPGNNHEAPWCFTLDETVRMELCDIPICDHKDKSGGSNMEIMYILVPSVAIPLAIALLFFFICTCRNNQKSSRPPAPRQPKPVRGQNVEMSMLTTAYKPKSKAKELPLSAVRFMEELGECTLGKIYKGHLYLPGMEQTQLVAIKTLKDLSSAQYWGEFQQEAAVLSELQHPNVVCLLGVVTQEQPVCMLFEFLPQGDLHEFLIMRSPHSDVGCSSDEDGTVKSSLDHSDFLHMAVQVAAGMEYLSSHFYIHKDLAARNVLVGEQLHVKISDLGLSREIYSSDYYLIQPKTLLPIRWMPPEAITYGKFTTDSDIWSFGVVLWEVFSYGLQPYYGFSNQEVMEMVRKRQLLPCPEDCPQRFYCLMTECWQEGPARRPRFKDIHARLRAWEGHSSHASSSTPSGGGGNATTQTTSLSASPVSNLSNPRYATAAGYLYPAQAMPPPGQMAPIPAWTQMAVQQTHQRFIPVNGYPIPPGYAAFPAHFVPPAPPARVIQHHLPPPKSRSPSSASGSTSTGHVSGVPSTTGSNHDANTPLLSHCIMPNSGGAPPPQIYGHMTQKGMGALDHVSQTATLLMPDSDTLMYNDSVITADL